A stretch of DNA from Oikeobacillus pervagus:
ACACTGTACATAGCCATTACAATCTATAAAACAACAATAAAAATTTAACACTTAATGCACTTATAAAATTATAATGCTCTTTTAAATTTCTACGCTAAAACGCAAAAAAGCACTTGTTGCCTCTAGTTGACAATCAAGTGCTTTAAGTTCATCTGTTTTTAAGTAGCATTAAATTTGTAAGTTTTATGGCAACAGTATGACACCTTTTATATGTCGTGACAACTACTACATTAAAAATTACGAGCTTGTACGAGTTCGTTAGTTTTATGTCCATTCCATGTCTTTGTATTCGTCGCACAGTAAAATGTCATATGCCTAAGCTCGTACTTCGTTTTCTATTCTATCATTGTACATAGTACTCTATGATGGTACAACCATCATAGAGTATATATTTTCAAACACCCTATTATTTTTTCTATCCATTTCACATAAACTTTATTTTTCATTCATCATTATATTTTTAATCGTGTAATTTACTTAAAAAATCAGTAAATGTATCTGCAATGTAAAATACATTCTCTCTTGCACGTTCTTCCACTTGTTCTTCTGTTAATCCTTCTTCTTGCATCAACATTTCTTTTTCACCAGCATTTTCATGTTCCCAAAATACCACAACAGGGTTATTTTTGTCATTTTTATAGTCAAAACATATTAAATTTCCCGCTGGATCAAAAGCAAAAGGAACTAATTCTGCCGGTAGTGTATCCTTGTAATCATCAAATACTTCTATAATATTTTCGT
This window harbors:
- a CDS encoding SMI1/KNR4 family protein, which codes for MSKVQWRSPDEPIIREDVKNVEQELNINFPLDYIECVMKNNGAHVSPEVFEVEGKRKVFGTLLSYDMDDDENIIEVFDDYKDTLPAELVPFAFDPAGNLICFDYKNDKNNPVVVFWEHENAGEKEMLMQEEGLTEEQVEERARENVFYIADTFTDFLSKLHD